The DNA sequence ggtggAAAAACCTGTCGTATGAGTATTGGATACGAAGAGATCATCAAAAGGGATTCTGGGTAAAGGATGTGGGTTCAGGATATCTCCTACTCTCAACTCTCTTTAGAGGCTTGAATCTAACACAGCAAGGAAGCTAATCACAGGGGCAGTGGTCTCAGGCCATCCTGAAACCGACCCAGCACCAGTGGGCAGAGGCAGCTACATGATGCTCACCATCTCTCAGCCAGACCTGGGACCAGCAGACAACATGCATAGCCAAGCCCGTACAGCCTTAGCCCAGAGCCCCACTCTGCTACCTGACGAGGCAAAGcctgcggctgctgctgctgctgctgctgctgcagcagctgTTCCATCACTTCCTCATGCTGCCGCTGCCGCTCATTCTCCTGGTGCAGGTACTTAAGGCGTGTCAGTTCAAATTCCATGCGcaccttctccagctccatcgcGTTGTGGTGTTCTGTGTCCAGGGACAGGGGCAGCTCCATGGGTTCTGGTCCAGGTCCATCGCCAGCCTGACCCTTGGTGGTAGGGCCAGACTTTGGAGACAATGACTTAGGGGACCCAGGACAATCTCTATCCTCACAGATTCCATTTTCTTCCAGGCTAGGCAGTTCTAGTTTGGGGGGTTCTGTATCCTGGGATGGGGAAGAAGAAGTGGGGTGATGGTAGGGGGTCAGTGTGGGGCTCCTACAACCACACCCTCTGCTCTGAGCTTCAGGAGCCTGGGGTGTGTTGCACAGACTATCTAGATGGGGTGTCTTCTAGAAGTGCACACAGAGACTCTAGAACAGGAGAAGGTGAACTGCCATGCAAGGTGGGTGCCCTAAAGTTGTGAGGCACTGATGGGTAAGGTGGGTGTCTGCTCTCCTCTCTATCACAGTGAAAGCCACTCTCCCATTCCTCACATTTCACCTGTCAGACAACAGGTCTTTTAGACCTGGTCAGAGTGAGGAAGAAGCCAGGTCTGTGCTGAAAGAACCAagcaacgtgtgtgtgtgtgtgtgtgtgtgtgtgtgtgtgtgtgtgtgtgtgtgtgtgtgtgtgtcctatccacagaggaaagaaagggccTCAAATGAGAGACAACGTTTTGTGTAACCTTACAATCCTGTGAGGAGTTGTCGGTTCTCAGCGGCAGCTGGGGACCAGTTAAAGGAACAGAGGGGACACTGTTCTTGGCAACTGAATGGCCTAGCACATGCCCATAGACTCTAAGGCTTAGACCCCCCACCCTTGAACCCCAATGCAATGGCTAGGGCAAATCAGGAGAGGGGTCCTCCTACCAAAGAAGCCTTTGGCCTCCCCTCGGGCATGCTGTCAGCAGGTGCCACCTTGGAGAGGGTGGGGCAGCTTTCTCCTGCCCCGCGGGCTTCCATCACCTCCCTGTCCTCTGTCGCCATCCAGATAGCCACAGTGCTGCCAGCCAGGGCCACTGGACATCTTTTGAGACAATAACATTTGGCTTCACCAAGTTCTGACCATCATCATAATCCCTACCCTCATAATGGCCGTGTTCCAGTTGCCAGGGCACTTTTGGTAGAGGCTGTGACACCTTTCAGGGGTCTTGGTGAGGACAGCAGGTAGAGGGACAGCAACATAGTTCGGCTAGTATGGATACCTGCGGGCAAGTCTGAGAACCTGAATCTAATCCCTGAGACCTCTATGGGAGAACAAGAGAACCAGTTCCCCACACGTACACCATATTCCCCCAAATAAATATGtgtaacacaaaattaaaaacaaaaacaaaaacaaaaacaaaaaacaaaaacacaaaaccaactcAGCGAAGGTTGGGCTTTTTTACCCCTAGGCTTCGTGAAAACTGGAACGCCTCCCAATGGTGCCAGAAGCCAGCTGTGGGAAGTCTGCTCCCCTGGGCTCTCCTTTAAATAGAGTTTATGTTGGGATGAGTTTGTTTCCTCTGCTCTCTATCTTGAAGTCCTAACCCCAGTCAGTGCTTCAGAATGTAGCTGTATTTGGAGGCGGGAGCTTCATGGAGATTACTGCCTTGAAATGATGTCACTACAGCAGTCTGAAGCCAATGTGACGAATGTCTTTATCAGAGGACAGCGATGAGCCCAGAGGGAAGACGGTGCCAACACAGAGCAAGACAAGTCTTGGGTTGGTTCCCCAGGAAACAGACCAACAGGTGACAGGAAAGAAACATGGGAAATCAGCTCAAGAGGATGTAGAGGTGGAAAAGCTCACAGTCTCCTGTCTGCATGCTGAAAACCCAGGAGCTAGAACAATGATGTTTGCCCTCATCTGAGGGCAGAGACCCAGGAATCCACTACTGTAATGACCAACATTCTCCCTTCCATCTTGTTTTACTGAAGACCTCAGTGAACTGGACAAGGCTCACTCACACTGCTTTTCTTACTCCATTTCCTGCAAGGTTAGTGTCTTCTAAAAAATCCTCAAAAATACACCTATAAATAGCGGTCATCCAGCTGATGAGGCATCCTAGGGTTGGCCCGGTCATGTTGAGCGCATAGTAAATGATGACAGGCTGGACCAGAGCTTCTGTCTGGCATTGTAAAAACTGCTAATGCTTTGATCTGCTAATGTGGAGTCTTAGAACACTGAACATGAGCATCAGCTGATTGAGCCGCCCAATCCATGAAACCCTGTCACTAGGGAAAGAATAGGACCTACTCTCACCCTGCCCACCCCAGggagaatgggtagtagaggagaGGGAGATGCTGGGAGACCAGGACACTTTGTCATCTTTGATTTCATAAAAACACACTTAACAAAACACTTTCAATAAATAGGGTGGGTCACACTGTGGAAGAACATGCTATATTTGAATCCTAACTCAGTCGTTATTATCAGCTGTGTGACCAAGAGAGTTGTTCTATGAATCTGATCTTTAGTGCCCTCATTTATGGATGGGAAAAGTGGGATAGACACCTCACTACAGTGCAGTCACCTCAATACAGTGCAATACtaacaggaaaaggaaatggtGTATTCCGTACAAGACTAAGCAAATGATTGCCACCACGATTAGtgtaatgatgatggtggtggtgatagtgatgatggtggtggtgctgatggtgatgatggtggtggtgatggtgatgatggtggtgatggtggtgggggtgatggtgatgatggtggtgatgatgaagatggtgatggtgatggtgatgatagtggtggtgatgatggtggtggtgatgatgaagaTGGTGATGACAGTGATGGTGATGGGGCTTTGCTATAGAGTGAAGTAGAATTCAGATTTACCCTTTTGGAGCTGGAGAAGGTTGCCCTGTTGTTAAGACTGCTTGCAGTGTTTGCTGcttatgcagaggacctgaactTAGTTCTCAGCACTCTTGCCAGGCAGCTCATACctgcctgaaactccagtaccagaggatctgctgccctcttctggcctgcgtGGACACCAGCAAACCCTCAGACACATGTGCATAAATTAAAATCtgtaaacaattttctttttgtgtatgtaacgtgtgtgtgtttacatgtatgtgggtgcatgtgtgtgtagcaGCCTGCGGTCGACAGTGGGTGTCTTCCCGGATCACTCAGCACCTTATCTGCTGAGACTGGCTTTCTTGCTGGCTTGGCTAGTCGGCTACCCAGATTGCCACAGGGACCTGTTTCTGCACCCAGGGTATGACTGTAGATTAGCGGCCATTGCCACCGTCTTTACCATGGTTGCTAGGCATCCTTGCAGGCTTTTTGTTCGCTGAtccatcttcccagtcccaagAATTTCCTCTGTCCTTACGGTTGAACTGGATTATTGCTTTCCCTGGCGTGGGAAAGGACTTCAGTGCTGCTGGGGGGGTTGTCGTCCTACCATAAGTTTAGGAGTGGGGCTGCCATATACACATAGGGTGCTCAGAGGAATAAGGTTCGTTATagacatgtaaatatatgatatagtaaatacatatataatatagtaaataATTTTACTATAATATGTTCTACAAATTGTACAGGATGCTTTCATACTAAAACATGCattatttatctgaaattcaaatttagctGGGTACCCTGTATTCTTTTTTTggcttcttattcttattcttattgcATTCACTTTGCATCCCGATGGCTGCCTTACCCCCATCTCTCCCTCAAGAAGTCCCTAATACCTCTCCTCTTCTCCGATGAGAGGGGGGAGCCCCTTTGgttatcccccaaccctggcacaccAAGTCTTTGCAGgtctaggtgcatcctctcccactgaggccagacaaagaaaCTTAGCTAGAGGAGTGCATTCCACAGACAGGCatcagctttagggacagcccccattccagttggtgggggacccacatgaagactgaactgcacatctgctacatatattgGGGGGGGGGCTAGGCCCAGCctctgtgtgctctttggttagtggttcagtctctgagtgcCCTCAGGTACCCTGTATTATTTGCCAGTGCTGGAAGTCTTAAGTAGGAGAGCCATGCCCAAATAAACAATCATATGGCCAAATAACCCTTACAAACtagcacacagaaacatacagaaGTTCTGGTGGCTGTTATCAGCCATATATCAAATAACTATAAATCTCTCTGCTGAACAATGCAGATATCTACAAGCTGCCTGACTTAGACTCTCCTGAGGACTTGACTCAGCTTCATATCATGTGTCTCCATCCTTCTTGGGATCTGGCGAAATTCTTCGCGGCAATAAAAGGAACACAAGGGGCTTTTAGAATGTGCACTCCATCACCTCTGTCTAATACTATCGGCTAAAGCCATGTTCAAGAATGGGGAGCTACATATATTGTTAGTTGGCAGAACTTCAAAGAAGGGGTGGAAGGTATGAACACAGGGCGTGAATCTGGGGCCAGGCAACTATagcaaagggtgtgtgtgtgtgtggggggggtgatgGTATAATTGGAAGACCTGGGTGAGGCTCGGGGGAAAATGTGAAGTCAGGAATGTGGTATTTGAAGAGAGCCAGCCCCGGCCTGTGTCCCAGAACTGCCTTGAGTCCACAGCTGTCCCTGCATGAAGAGAGCCAGCCCCGGCCTGTGTCGCAGAACTGCCTTGAATCCACAGCTAGAGAGAAAGGGATAAGCCTGGGGAGATGACTACTGAACGGTCATCTGTTTCCCTCCATGCCCATCTGTTCTTGCTTGAGAAGATGTCCCTCTGTGGACTCACACTAATTCATTAAGCAAAGGAGAACCTGAAACCATCATTTCCCCTCTTAGGGTACATTTGTCACTGTCTATCTTTTATGGACTGCCCCACAGTTGGAGAAGTGGGTCTTATAcgctgtggattttttttttttttttgagagtcgTAGCACCATGGGAATCACCTttgcccacccccacaccccccccaagctcagaagaaggagggggtggggactCTCGGGAAAGCCACACATGAAAAGAGTCAACATCACATAGGGGCCCAGCAGCAAGCATTACAGGCGGCTTGGCCTCACAGGGACAGCTGTGGACTCAAGGCAGTTCTGGGACACAAGCAGGGGGCTGACTCTCTTCATGCAGGGACAGCTGTGGACTCAAGGCAGTTCTGGGACACAGGCCGGAGCTGACTCTCTTCATGCAGGGACAGCTGTGGACTCAAGGCAGTTCTGGGACACAGGCCGGGGCTGGCTGTCTTCATGCTCTGACCTGGCTAGTTTGGGGGATCTCTCCTTCTGGTTAGTCTTCTCACCCTAATGTTGCTTCATATATtttgtctgtttgagacagggtttctctgtgtcgccctggctgttgtggaactcactctgtagaccaggctggcctcaaacccagagatccacctgcctctgcctctcgaatgctaggattaaaggagtgtgagCTGCCCCCaacctctgtctcttcctccctctctcttccctctctgtgttACAGCCTTAGGATGTgcaggtttctgcttcttcctgacTTTAGCTTATTGTGATATCAACTTCTAGCGGTCCTTCGTGGTCCTGACCATATGGCTACTCTCTGCCTTCTTGTTTTTGTTCAATTGTAATTTGCCTCATTCCAAGAGTGAGAAGGACTTGGCTTGTCAGTACGAATGCAGAGCCAGTCATTGTGGTGTCTGGGCAGCTTTACAGAGGTGGCCAGCCCTGTTCATCTGTGGTATGAAACCGAAAGGGCACGCAGAGCAAAGCAGCCTTAGTTAGCAGGCAGCGGGAGCTACAGGTGGGCCAGTGGCTCTCTGAAGGGATGGGGCAAGCAGCATGTTGAAGGCAGAGGACACATCAGAAAGCAGGTTTGGCCCAACATTCAATGTTTTAGGACAGAACTCTTGAGCTTTCATGAACATCCAATTCCCAGGATTCCCTGTGAGGCAATGCAAAGCAGGTGCTATCACCACTGTCAACCACGCAGGGAAGCCGGGCGTGCAGAGCAGCAAGGCAGGCTGAGCCTGGGTTGGAATGCGGGCTTTTATTTTGCACCCCTGGCTTTCAGTATAAGAC is a window from the Mastomys coucha isolate ucsf_1 unplaced genomic scaffold, UCSF_Mcou_1 pScaffold6, whole genome shotgun sequence genome containing:
- the Tmem247 gene encoding transmembrane protein 247, which produces MATEDREVMEARGAGESCPTLSKVAPADSMPEGRPKASLDTEPPKLELPSLEENGICEDRDCPGSPKSLSPKSGPTTKGQAGDGPGPEPMELPLSLDTEHHNAMELEKVRMEFELTRLKYLHQENERQRQHEEVMEQLLQQQQQQQQPQALPRQFSGGLQDLLLPQNQFAMFLYCFIFIHIIYVAKEMVFFLFSKHYLFCLAAILLCLIKTLWSYFQVSLLSHH